A region of the Clavelina lepadiformis chromosome 9, kaClaLepa1.1, whole genome shotgun sequence genome:
taattttttttaatttgtccCGATGAACGTGAAGTGTTTGCAAAACACTGGTAAAATGATTAATTTCCTTAAATTCTTTTGGTTACTTTTATTCTATGAATGTGATATCAGTCAAGGAGTTGTTTGTGTATCTTATTTATTTCACTGGCTTGGTCATACAGGTGCGTATTGGTCTGATTACTCGGGTTGGTCAGCTTGCTCAGCATCATGTGATGGCGGCTTCAAATACCGAACCAGAAATTGTATTCAAGGAGCCGTCGGCGAAGGTTCCTGCATCGGCGACGTGGTACAAGCTGAGAGATGCAACATCGAGGAATGTTCCAAGATATTTTGAAGGTTAgattaaattttgaaagttgaaagTCGCAAACCATGTTTTATTCAAGCACAAGAGTTTTTctcataaagttttaaaatactcCTACAGGTGGTAGAGTCCCCCCCCCCATCGACTGGTGACAATGtctgttatgacgtcattttcaaTTATCTTGGCagcaaaattttcaacttttcttACCGGAAGATTGATCCCCACAACCACTGTTGAAGTTCTGACCATGACGAGCGCCCCTGGTGTCTCACTTTCAACCCTGATGTGGTTTGGGAATACTGTGACATTCCTGAGCGCTAGTAGCTTTCTATTTTCTaccttttgtaattttttatctACCTCTTTTACTTCCActttcttttttgattttaatttttaatttatttaccgTTGCACTTCTCTTTTCTCGTGTCGTCACTTCGTCGTCCCTGGAGGCCTGACCTGTAATTAACACTCCACCTATCGCTTGGGTTCATTCTGCTGGTTTTGATATTTTCCCTCCAGTTTTGTGGCGTAATTCATTGTATTCGGTGTTGAAACTTGAAAGAGCAAATACTGTTGTGTTTGTGTCCCAACGTTGTCAATCTGTCCCAGGTTGGTTGCTAGATTGTCGACGTTCACCACCTGGTCTGACACAATCGtgatacaaaatattttcagaacattttttgtagtttttgtacttggatatttaatatatttttattgtttctcTAAGatctatattttttattgcctTTTATATGTATTTTGAGAATGCGATATTGGCtgcttaaatttttattaaaaccaataaacttttttcaaaatattttctttgatcTTACGCAGTTGGCCGTGAATTGGAAGAATCGTTGACTGCTGCGTTCTTGAACAGTTTTGTGCGAGTTAACTACGGTGCAATTATAGTAGGGGCTCGTTGGCAGATTGACTAATCAAGAAGTAATTCAAATAGAGAATGGGAACCAAACGAGCCAAATAAATAGTAGGCTACAATGTTCAAGATGTAAAACACACAAGATTATCACCAATATTAAGATTGAAATATTATCTGATCCGCGTGCGCTAGACAacatgaaaaaacttttagaaatTAGTGCTAAAAAATAACAACCAGCACAATATATTAATGGTTAAGCTAATTTTGCTGTCAATTGTACACACTAGCCTACGCGGAGTGTATTAACTCGACTTGCAATTCCAACACTTTaaccaagttttaaaaaatatcattgtCATGGGAAagaaattgcttttaacatgAGCAAATAATAAAGTGTCGATTTCGACTCGGCTTGATTTCTTAGCAAAATAGCTCAAAGTTTTAGTTGATTCTGTCATGTAGTGCAGAGGTCaccaaactacggcccgcgggccgaaACCGGCCCGCCACGTGCTGTTATTTGCGATTGTCAATGGAGATTCTAAATAGTTGTATATCTTTTCGCAATTTGCATCCGGCCCGCAGCTGTTAATCTCGCAGCAATCCGGCCCTCacagaaaaaagtttagtGACCCCTGATGTAGTGCATGATGACATCCCGTCGCGCTTATGTTTGTACAAGCGTGTATACCTGCTAATAAAGTACCACTTTTATGATTATGACAATGATGGAATCACCGTTGTGCAGGCAAAGAATCGATCTAGCACCTGTTAATTATACActtattaaagttttttttcatttaggttttttgttttgtttagcaTTTTATATCTTACAATTTACATTACTTTGCCGTATTTTATTTGACCATTTggtttgaatattttaattaCGCATGTTACCTTGCTTTTTGGTTGAATGAGGCGTCGCGTCGCTCTTTGGTTATTTTGGGTTTTATGATCTTTATGGATTCTGCCAGACTGATGACGGTGGTTGCAGACTTGAGTAGCTTATCTGACTGTCTGGGTGTGTGTAGGCTACGAAACGTCGCGGTAGCCCAGTTTCTGTTGTATCCATGTTCCATAATACAGTAATCATAACAATTTAATGAAGCCCAAATATACTGCAGAGTCAGCCACTACACTGGCTGAGTGGAAATCTGCGAGTTCCAAAAAATAGGCAGGTATCTAAAAATGAAGAGTTGCGCAGATGGCCGGCGACCACTCACTTAAACTTAACATGTTAACGAAATTGCCTATGTTGATGTAAATTAAACTTAGATATGGAGTAAATGTAAAGTTTTCATGTTTGTCAGgcattcattttttaaaactagtGCATCAGCAAGCTATAGCCTAGGCTAGCTTGGCTTAAGCCACACTATATGAACTACAAAGTGTGGAGTGCAATGCTCATTGAGCTTGCTTGGtctgcagagtatggccgttttcagcaagatcttgggtgcACCAAACAACCAACAATGACAAATTTGGTGTGCAAAAATGCTTAGATGCAATGGAAGTGCTCTTAGGTGCGCCAAAAAGCCAAATTCCTGGCGGTTTTAATGACCAACTTTCGCGACACCAAACAGTCACTATTCGGCATTTTACAATATGTTCTTACATCTTACCAATCCAAACGCTCATTTTTTCCGCAAGACAGCATTACTGTCACTGGGAAAAAAGCACAGAATTGCCCCATTTGTTTAGTCCAACAACTTCCTGCTTTATTAATATTAGACCTTTTTTCCACTTAACGAAAATAAGcccaattttgcaaaaatccCAGGCATTTAAGCACTTTTTGACCTTTCTCCTGATGCAGATTTCAACACTAAAATCGTATGACTGACGTATTGCAACCATATTCCAGAGATTGGGAAAAACTGTCATAGCAATAGGCCTAGCAAATGTTATGACAAAACAGCAGATATTTTGTGTTGGTGTTAGGatgtataataaaagaaatttaattatCAAAATCTGTCTGCTGGCCATCTCCCTACCATCTTCACTTTTGAGCTGATGAAAATAAAGCACCTGGATTTTTTTGCAGAATTAGGAATATTTTAGAACTTAATTTGAAACTATGCCTCATGAAGTGGGTTgttgtacaaaatattttttatttgtttttaatgtcTTGTTTTGGGTGAGTCATAAATTCAtcatatatacagtagataTTTTTAAAGATATGAATGTAGTTTTCCACAATTGTCAAGTATACTAGTTCTACTGCTGCTATAGAccatattttttcaaacgtttttataaattagatATTAtcaaaagttatttaaattgATTGGAAAGAAGTGTATATATGCGGTAtacatttgttgttgttatgttCTTATTCACCACTCACAAGCCTTTTTATTTCAGTTAATTGGACTGGGCTTGCTTGGAGCTGGCATTTGGGCATGGAGTGAGAAGGTTGGTTATGTCCCACAAAAGCAAATTCACAAATGTAGTATGTATGGCTTTTAAAATCTGAAGGGTTACTCGAAGCAAAAGTACTAGAGCAAGAGTAGATGCAAGATGTGTCCAGTATTTTTACATCAAACTACTTGTTCTTCCTaccatttttgcttttaaaagatTATTGATCTATTAAATACTGGTATATGTTCTTAAGGGATTCTTTGACAACATTCAAACGATCAGCGAATTCCCGATCGATCCGGTCTTAATCATCATTATTGTTGCTGTTGTGATGTTTATTCTTAGCTTCGGAGGCTGCATTGGAGCACTCAGGGAGAACATctgctttttgaaatttgtgaGTACCGAAAAGTCTTGTTGTGGCTTAACACAGCGAGTTTCATTCTGTGCAGTTTTCGCGAACTCCTGTACACTTTCATTAATAGTATGGCCTGGTGAGATGAGTAAGACAACTTTTCTTTGCTTCCATCAATCTAATAATCTTCATAGCTGGCAGagaaagtttttttggcaaaaaaaagtttggtatAATCAgtgctttaactttttgtacatcAAAGTATTAGGTGTAGGATGTTGTTGTCTTTGTAAGAACCCAGTTAAGTTCAAACTAGGAAACTTTACTACATATACTTAAGGCctaatatttgttttgtgaaagtCATGTATGATGCATACGCAGCAaggttttggttaaatgtaacaATAAATCTGTGGTAATCTcatataattgttttgtttggtaGACTGTTAGACACTAATGTGATTAATTTCTTTGACGTTGGTTTCGTTGTTTTTGAGAACATTGCTTATAACTGAGTTGTAGTTTTGCTATTTTCATTATATGTATTCGGGTCTAAGTCAGAAATGTGCAACCAAATGTCGTCACGCTTGGGGTAGCAGGGGACTAGTATGCAAATACATCAcatggttgtgcacttctgcgcTAGACCCAATCTAATTATGTCGTTAAGCGTTTGGGTTATCTACTCAAGCCAAGCCATCTACCCTTCTAAACGAATAAGTTGTTGAATATTAACAGTcctattttcatttaaaattattgataCCAGCTGACGCCCAAGCAGTAGATCTAGGTAGACTAGGTCTTTGTATGACGCACATAATAACATGAGACGCCTGATGTCACAATTGGTTAAAAAGTTATAATTAGACTACTACAAGAAGCATATAATGTCTCATATTGGGCTAGTCTTATCACAACGGTCCAGTGAGATAAATTGTCTGGGCAGCGCAGCTTCTTTTGCTGTGTCGTCTTATTATAATAAAGAGGCGGATATTTAGGGAAAGAGAAGATGTTGTTTAAATTGCCTGACTGCacgtaaatattttcaaactgttGCAAGTTTCCCTATCTGACATTTCAAATAGCTAGACAGTAAAACATTCCATTTAAAGGACAATTGCAACCTGGTTCATTCATCAAACATTGACGTCAATTGCAACACGCTAATGTTAGTCAGATACTAGCTCTACCTAATACAAATAAGCTAAACTATAAAGATAGTGCGTGAACATATATGCATGTCATGTTGCCATTTCCGCTCAAATTTTTCACCCTTCCATTTGCTTTTATAGTTTTCCGTGTGTCTCGGCGTAATTTTCTTCGCTGAGCTGATAGCCGGTATTCTCGGTTTCGTTTACAAGGATTGGTTCCACTTGCAGTTCGCCGGATTCGTcaacaaaactatcaagggaTACAGAGATGACGTCGATCTCCAGAACATCATTGATTTTTTCCAGGAAAACGTGAGCTTGTCTTTCGCTCATTTAGGGGTTGTTTCGCTGTATGCGTGTTGTAACCCGACTCCTATCTGCAGGATCGACCCATTTTCGGGGATCCCATGTGGTAATTATAGTGCTGGATAATCTGGGAAGGTTAAGAAAGTGCAACGGCGACGGGCACAAATGTTAATAGGACGGTGCTGCTATTGCCATATGGCAGTCACACGTGATAATAATTCTAACTATCTGACATCATATAGTCCTGAAAAGTTACTGTACTTGGCTAATTTCCATCAAATGCGTCCTGTCCGGAATAACCAAGTAGTTGTGATTTGCCGTTAAGACACAAGCCCACAAATATATGCCAATTGCAAGACAAACAAACGCCTCCCATTCAACGAATATTTGCTGTCTTCTCCAAAAGTAAAGAACTTGTTAAACGTACTGGATTAACGCGCCAGCAATAAACTGTTGTTATCGGCAGCTGCAATGCTGTGGCGGCGACATTGGACCATCGGACTGGGACAACAACGTCTATTTCAAGTGCAATTCGGTCGTGATGGTGAACGGGCTCAACTACACCCCTGTCGAAGCCTGCGGGGTTCCCTTCTCTTGTTGTCTTCCGTCCACCCAAGCCGACGTCATCAACACTCAGTGTGGTTACAGCGTTCGACTTGATGACGAGGTGGGTTTGCGCAAAGTTGAAAGTAAGTTTCACCTTTTTCGACTAAAGGAACCGCGTTCATCCCGTTTCAAACACATTTTTGCCCTATAGGCTACTTTTTCGTTGTACGTTTCCCATATATTCCCACCGTTTTCGCTAGACACGTGAACAAACTGTTTGCGAACTTGTGCGTTAGCGCACGTCACTGGTGCTGTCCGTGACGCAACATGCACGTGTAAGGTATGCCTCTGTTACGCATTATGCATTGTTGTTAACATATAATGCGATTTACTTTGATGCCATGTGACTGGCCGTGCACAGCTTAATAATAAATCGAAATCGGTTTAAAGGCAAGATACgatcaatgttccctctaagctgcgcgcgtgcgcaaatgcgcactgctgacacgatctccgcgcacagaaaatctgtgttgcgcacaagaaaataagccaacctgaattaaaaatagaataaacgcataataatggccacagtgcgcacgtggcacgtctgatgttgctcacagtggtccaagggaccgctcagagagttagtgtgtttgctcagactcgtgaaaaattagagggaacattggatACGATCCATGTCAACTTTTGATCTTTTGCATTTACGACgcattaaacttttaaatttggcGATGAACTGAAAGAGATAGAATTAACTGCCGCTTGGAAATAGTGGCTTTCAATTTAATAACGCTATGTTAGGGTCCATTTGACGCTGACCTAACAGCAGGTGTCTAGTGCAACTACGTCTTGTCTTCTCAACACTTTCCTAACCCGGGCCCATATACTCGCCTTTATCTTTCAGATCTTCAACCAGGACGGTATCTACACGACAGGATGTATATCCAGCTTTGAGGAGTTTCTCAGAACAAACTTATACACGGTGGCCGGTGTCTTTATAGGCGTGGCACTTATGCAGGTAATAGAACCATATTTTAAGTCGGTACCGTATCACTGTAGGCTACGTTAAgaactaattaattataaaaattaggGTTGCACTGTTTGATTGATAGACAACATACAATCGGCTTTAACAACCATTTTgccaataaataataattgttgGTCATTCACGAAAGGATCCtatcattatgacatcattatgATATTTTTTGGATAAAATGCACCCGTTGTTGTTTTGCGAGTTCATCTGGGGCCATGcgaatgttttcaacaaaacctcGTGTTATTTGAACTAAAAGAAGCAGAACTTTTTCACcgtgaaattaaaatttagatTGTAGGCAGCCGATTAATCGGAATATGGTGATTTTCCATGCCCGGGCACTCGTTAATCGACCATTCCATGCATCCTTTGTGGTTTTTCCgaacaaaactgcaaaaatttcaagttttatcATCACTTTTCCAGATCATTCCCATCTGCTTCGCCCAGAACCTCATCAGCGACATCCAGGCAGTGAAGATGGGCTGGTAACGTTTGTTCTTCACCTTGTAAATGATCGTAGCGGCGGATGCGTCTTTAGCTTAATATGTTGTGTTTTTCTAACCATTAATACTTTCCGCAAATTGTAGTAACCTTTCGTCTGTTGCACGATTTTTGCTCTGTTCGTTTCTTTGGTTCTTTACCAAGCTGTCTCAACGAGGTTTGCTGTAAGGTGTAATGTACCTCTTTTTACACAACCACATCTTCAAACCGGAACAAACCTGCTTGTAGTTGTATCGTCTTTTAAGATACACATGTATGGTTTCAACGTCATTATGACACAAACTTCTTCTGAAAATGTGTTATTCCTAAACCTTTCAATTTCTATGGAAAGTGATTGTCACAGGGCTCCGGAAATCCCGCAACGTTCAACAATTTGTCGAAGATTGAATTGTAGTTCTGCTTAAAGATCAACACCAGATTAGCGGACATAAGCCTAACCCGATGTACCTTAGCGGTTTAACCGAATAGGCTTAAATATAGAGGAAGCTTGCCATGTTAAAGACCTATTGTTCCGTTTTTTTGCCTGTTAGTTAACAATTCGCAGTGACACTGGCTTTGCATAATCTGTGAATACGTTCTAGTGCTTTGTTCTATAGCATTTCTACTAATATTAGCTGACATGCGCTTAGATTTTAACATTGATACCAATACTAATCCTGTGCGTTGGGTTGAAACTTGCGTATTAAGACTTGGCTGCCTTTCCTTGCTTCTGCTTTCTTCTTATCGTAGGCTCGTTGCAAATTTCTATGCTTTTAGTGTTTCTGACATCACTTGCCGTTTCTGTTTAAACTTGAATCATGAGACCCctttgcttgcttgcttgctgCTTTTCCTGTTTAGATTCTAGTTTTTGATCAAGTTTGATGAACAAATACCTGATGATGATTCTTTTTAACAGGCTGTCACGTGGTTACTGATTTTATCTACCAGTCTTCACAAGCCAAAAAGAGTTTTGTGTTtcgaaaattatttttcacttACGTTTGTGACGATCAATTTCAAATCGACCAAAGTTTGTGGTGTATTTTCTAATATTAATGTAATTTCCTAGAATTTCGGCTTGTTTTTCGTTATAAGATCCAAAcgtttgtttattaaagttaaaattttgtgtttacaGTTTTCTCCGGTTCTCGAGTTGAACGCATGCGCACTGTAACTACAACATATAGTCACAGTTTAAACTATTTAGACGGTGGTCTTACTGTTGGCATGAACATTTTTACGCATCGCGTATTGAGTTatctttttgttaatttttctgTACCTTCTTTTCACCATTTCAAGTTGTTTTGCTTatattgtaaaaaaacattttgtactcGTCGTACTGCGTGTTTGTAGGAATACCGGCCGTACTTATCACACCGGGTCGCTTGGCCACCAAATAACTCTGTTTTTTGTACAGTACACAAATATATTGCGTTGTATAGTCATTGGTATTACTTTTACACTGCGTGAACACTTTGTTGATGGTATTTTCAAACGTATTAGACAATATGTAATAGTTGACGCGCATTGAAGTGTTGCTTATTGTAAATCATGTCATCTATTTCATCCTGTGCACCAACCAATGTACAAATGGAATTCAACTACCGTCAGACTGCAGCAAGGGCGTCCACTTCACATTTTCCAGATAGGCCAAAATAAAGCATAAGCAGTAGAACTATGACCACTCGAAGGTAGTCTATTACAACACAAAAGTTTCTGACTGAGAGCACAGACGCTATATTGGTGTCATTTCCATCAAAAATCTGGCAATGGACTCGAACCACATAATTTCGCAACCTCAAAAGCCGACAGCGTAGTACGCACGTGCTAACTTTTTGATTTTCCGAGaatcaaaaatttatattCGGGGCAatgatatttaaaacaaaacttattaAGTCAGACAGGAAGTAGGCAAGTAGCAAAagagttaaaaatattttgcagacACCCTTGAACCTAACACGTTATTTCTACATAaagacaaatttttattaaggTACAGGTATAAAATGATTCAAAGTTAAATGTTAGGAAAGATTTTAagcatttcaaaatattctcgGACAATCTGAAGGCAAGgtgtttgatgaaaaatagaaaacagaTAAGCTCTTTTAATCCATTTAGCATTTTAGCCACTGATAGCACGAAATGTAGAAAATAAACTCAGGGAATTTGTGTCTACAAAAGTACAAGATATCTATGAGCACGATGAAGATTTGATTTACTGTAcaaagaatattgaaaataataaaattgacaGAGCAAAGGGGAGTATCGTTTTGTGCTCGTCTCCGCCATTcgtaaacaaatttcagctagGACTAAAAAGACTTTTGCTTTCAGTATTATGCGCTACATTAACAATTATGTAAACAGACAACATTTTAGTAGGCTAGAAATTATGCGGATATGATCCGTTGTGTATAAATAGTTAGGTCTTCAATAAAAGTTAGTGAATGCCGATTAAGACGTgaaaaaatgtctttttatttttgtaaacatatCTTCTATTTTGCGGTAAAGACTAAAGAGTTCAGAGTGTGGCCATAGTAGAAAGTGTAGCAACAGCATCACGAGGTTCAGTAAAGTGCGTActgaacttttttatcttcacgccaatttataatgaaTTAACAATGAATCACAATTTCTAGCCTAGGCCGGAAACCGTGGCCTTTTTCAATGAGATTTCGGGGATGCAAGACGGTTAATATCTATGTGCAAGAAAGTGTATTATGTTATCGGTAATAAGCACAAAGCCTATAGCTACCGTTATGCCAAAACTTGCTTCTTTCTATCTTTGCAAATACgatttctcgtcgaaaactACTGTACTTTTCAGTCACTTGAGGATGTTCACATCAAACAGTTTGTTGAAATTGTAGCTTTGTGCAGCAACTcgcatgtttattgttattctAGTGGATTTTTTCAGTGGCCGGGAAGTATTGAactttattttgctttgtttcaagGCATGGAATAATTCATTTGTTATTTCAATGCAGAAAGCGATAAGTGAAAGCgatatatatattatagtGCTCTTGAAATTTTGGCAAACAAGcttgacaaaattttgactGAGAAATCATTAACATGCCTTCTACATTAAAACTTGTctcaacaaagaaaaa
Encoded here:
- the LOC143470906 gene encoding tetraspanin-5-like gives rise to the protein MPHEVGCCTKYFLFVFNVLFWLIGLGLLGAGIWAWSEKGFFDNIQTISEFPIDPVLIIIIVAVVMFILSFGGCIGALRENICFLKFFSVCLGVIFFAELIAGILGFVYKDWFHLQFAGFVNKTIKGYRDDVDLQNIIDFFQENLQCCGGDIGPSDWDNNVYFKCNSVVMVNGLNYTPVEACGVPFSCCLPSTQADVINTQCGYSVRLDDEIFNQDGIYTTGCISSFEEFLRTNLYTVAGVFIGVALMQIIPICFAQNLISDIQAVKMGWLSRGY